A genomic window from Gemmatimonadaceae bacterium includes:
- a CDS encoding MoxR family ATPase, with product MTLTIEQGAAYASRLRGTLAECIVGQPELINDAIIAFLARGHLLVEGVPGTGKTLLVRALAAALGVGFTRVQFTPDLMPSDITGISVMRDATRGWEFQAGPIFTDLLLGDEINRAPAKTQAALLEAMAERQVTTDGVTRPLHDLFTVVATQNPVEHDGTFPLPDAQLDRFLLKSVVRYPDRDAEMAMLAAHEAGFDPERSGATALVTPVLNRDEAIAIRALADEVRVAPEVQGYIADITRATREEPGLALGASPRASVALMRASRAAAVLDGRGYVLPDDVKARVPSVLRHRVVVAPELEVEGRDADQLLDEILLRVAAPK from the coding sequence ATGACGCTCACCATCGAACAGGGTGCCGCCTACGCCAGCCGGCTCAGGGGCACGCTCGCTGAATGCATCGTTGGACAGCCGGAGCTGATCAACGATGCGATCATCGCTTTCCTCGCGCGCGGCCACCTGCTCGTCGAAGGCGTGCCGGGTACGGGCAAGACCTTGCTCGTGCGCGCGCTCGCCGCGGCGCTCGGCGTCGGGTTCACGCGCGTGCAGTTCACGCCGGACCTGATGCCGAGCGATATCACCGGCATTTCGGTGATGCGCGACGCCACGCGCGGATGGGAGTTTCAGGCCGGGCCGATCTTCACCGACTTGCTGCTCGGCGACGAGATCAATCGCGCGCCGGCCAAGACGCAGGCTGCGCTGTTGGAAGCGATGGCCGAACGGCAGGTCACGACCGACGGCGTGACGCGTCCGCTGCACGATCTCTTCACCGTCGTGGCGACACAGAATCCCGTGGAGCACGACGGCACCTTCCCGCTGCCGGACGCGCAACTGGACCGCTTCCTGCTCAAGAGCGTGGTGCGCTATCCGGACCGCGACGCGGAGATGGCGATGCTGGCGGCCCACGAGGCCGGCTTCGACCCCGAGCGCAGTGGCGCGACCGCGCTGGTCACGCCGGTCTTGAACCGGGACGAGGCAATCGCCATCCGTGCCTTGGCGGATGAGGTGCGCGTCGCACCCGAGGTGCAGGGCTACATCGCCGACATCACGCGCGCGACGCGCGAAGAGCCGGGCTTGGCGCTCGGCGCGAGCCCCCGCGCGAGCGTGGCGCTGATGCGCGCCTCGCGTGCGGCCGCCGTGCTCGACGGGCGCGGCTACGTCCTCCCCGACGACGTCAAGGCGCGGGTACCGTCGGTGTTGCGGCACCGCGTCGTCGTCGCGCCGGAACTTGAGGTCGAGGGCCGCGATGCCGACCAGTTGCTGGACGAGATCCTCCTGCGCGTCGCCGCGCCGAAATGA